Proteins co-encoded in one Setaria viridis chromosome 9, Setaria_viridis_v4.0, whole genome shotgun sequence genomic window:
- the LOC117835916 gene encoding uncharacterized protein, which translates to MPTPPPAPARLLHLAAPLLVVLALAAGVANAATPPSPADALLAWKSSLGDPPALSTWADAASLCTGWRGVACDAAGRVTSLRLRGLGLTGGLDALDAAALPGLTSLDLNGNNLAGPIPASLSRLRALAALDLGSNGLNGTIPPQLGDLSGLVDLRLYNNNLAGAIPHQLSKLPKIVHFDLGSNYLTNPDKFESMPTVSFLSLYLNYLNGSFPEFLLRSSNVTYLDLSQNFFSGPIPDSLPERLPNLRWLNLSANAFSGKIPASLVRLTRLQDLHIGGNNLTGGVPEFLGSMSQLRVLELGGNQLGGRLPPVLGRLKMLQRLDVKNAGLVSTLPPELGSLSNLDFVDLSGNHLSGSLPASFVGMRKMREFGVSFNNLTGEIPRALFTGWPELITFQVQSNSLTGKIPPALGKATKLRILYLFSNNLTGSIPTELGELANLNELDLSVNYLTGPIPSSFGNLKQLTRLALFFNGLTGEIPPEIGNMTALQILDVNTNLLEGELPSTISSLRNLLYLALFDNNLSGTIPQDLGKGLALTDVSFANNSFSGELPRSLCAGFALQNFTANQNKFSGTLPPCLRNCTDLYRVRLDQNNFTGDISEAFGVHPNLDYLDVSGNHLTGRLSSDWSKCNNLASLFIKANNISGCWWNLQALEIMDVSSNIFSGEFPASANDDLPLQLLHVGKNNFFGVFPPIIQKCMMLRTLDLGDNNFFGDIPSWIGTSVPLIRVLRLRSNNFTGIIPSELSQLSDLHLLDIANNNFIGSIPRSFGNLSSMKQPEKAFMESFQKLDIHLLALVQESRVSVFSRRTEPKNPNDEYRDRVNIFWKGSEQTFQRTIEFVTGIDLSSNSLSDGIPEEIAYLQGLRFLNLSRNNLSGSIPEGIGSLNLLESLDFSWNELSGVIPRSISKLSCLSMLNLSNNQLWGEIPTGSQLQTLVDPSIYGNNLGLCGPPLSVPCSDWNKFGMTEDRREVTWLCYSVILGFVFGSWLWFGALVFLESWRFLVFQFADCIGTN; encoded by the exons ATGCCGACGCCACCACCCGCCCCCgcgcgcctcctccacctcgcggccccgctcctcgtcgtcctcgccctcgccgccggcgtcgccaatgccgcgacgccgccgtccccggccGACGCGCTGCTGGCGTGGAAGTCGAGCCTGGGCGACCCGCCGGCGCTGTCCACCTGGGCGGACGCGGCCTCGCTCTGCACCGGCTGGCGCGGGGTCGCCTGCGATGCCGCCGGCCGCGTCACCTCCCTCCGGCTCCGCGGCCtcggcctcaccggcggcctggacgcgctcgacgccgccgcactCCCGGGCCTCACCTCCCTCGACCTCAACGGCAACAACCTGGCCGGCCCCATCCCGGCGTCGCTCTCGCGGCTGCGCGCGCTGGCCGCGCTCGACCTGGGCAGCAACGGGCTCAACGGCACCATCCCGCCGCAGCTCGGCGACCTCTCCGGCCTCGTCGACCTCCGCCTCTACAACAacaacctcgccggcgccatccCGCACCAGCTGAGTAAGCTCCCAAAGATCGTCCACTTCGACCTGGGCTCCAACTACCTGACCAACCCCGACAAGTTCGAGTCGATGCCCACCGTCTCGTTCCTCTCGCTCTACCTCAACTACCTCAACGGCAGCTTCCCGGAGTTCCTGCTCCGCAGCAGCAACGTCACCTATCTCGACCTGTCGCAGAACTTTTTCTCCGGGCCGATCCCGGACTCGCTGCCGGAGAGGCTGCCGAACCTGCGGTGGCTCAACCTGTCAGCCAACGCGTTCTCCGGCAAGATCCCAGCGTCGCTCGTGAGGCTGACGAGGCTCCAGGACCTGCACATCGGCggcaacaacctcaccggcggcgTCCCGGAGTTCCTTGGGTCGATGTCGCAGCTGAGGGTTCTTGAGCTCGGCGGCAACCAGCTCGGCGGGCGGCTCCCGCCGGTTCTTGGCCGGCTCAAGATGCTGCAGCGTCTCGACGTGAAGAACGCCGGTCTGGTCTCCACtctgccgccggagctcggcagCCTCAGTAACCTCGACTTCGTCGACCTCTCCGGTAACCACCTCTCCGGGAGCTTGCCGGCTTCCTTCGTTGGGATGCGGAAGATGCGGGAGTTCGGCGTATCgttcaacaacctcaccggcgagATCCCACGGGCGCTGTTCACGGGCTGGCCGGAGCTCATAACGTTCCAGGTGCAGAGCAACTCGCTTACGGGCAAGATCCCACCGGCGCTCGGCAAGGCGACGAAGCTGCGAATCTTGTATCTCTTCAGCAACAACCTTACCGGCTCTATCCCGACGGAGCTCGGCGAGCTGGCGAACCTGAACGAGCTGGATTTGTCAGTGAACTACCTCACCGGGCCGATACCCAGCTCGTTCGGCAACCTCAAGCAGCTCACCCGGCTGGCGCTCTTCTTCAACGGGCTCACCGGCGAGATCCCGCCGGAGATCGGCAACATGACGGCGTTGCAAATCTTGGACGTCAACACCAACCTACTGGAAGGAGAGCTGCCTTCCACAATCTCATCGCTGAGGAACCTCCTGTACCTGGCATTATTCGACAACAACTTGAGTGGCACCATCCCACAGGACCTAGGCAAAGGGCTGGCATTGACCGACGTGAGCTTCGCGAACAACAGTttctccggcgagctgccaCGGAGCCTCTGCGCTGGCTTTGCGCTGCAGAACTTCACCGCGAACCAGAACAAATTCAGCGGCACGCTGCCACCATGCCTACGGAACTGCACTGATCTGTACCGTGTGAGATTAGATCAGAATAACTTCACTGGCGACATCTCAGAGGCATTCGGTGTCCATCCCAATTTGGACTACTTGGACGTCTCAGGAAACCATTTGACAGGGAGACTTTCATCGGATTGGTCAAAATGCAACAATCTCGCATCTCTATTCATCAAGGCAAACAACATATCTG GTTGCTGGTGGAATTTACAAGCTTTGGAAATTATGGATGTGTCTAGcaacatcttttcaggtgaattTCCAGCCTCAGCAAACGATGATTTGCCTCTCCAGTTGCTTCATGTTGGTAAGAACAACTTCTTTGGAGTTTTTCCACCGATCATTCAGAAATGCATGATGCTCAGGACCCTTGATCTTGGGGATAACAATTTCTTTGGCGATATACCGTCTTGGATTGGAACAAGTGTTCCACTTATAAGAGTTCTCAGGCTTCGATCAAATAATTTCACTGGTATTATTCCTTCGGAGCTATCTCAACTCTCTGATCTTCATTTACTTGACATAGCCAATAATAACTTCATAGGATCCATCCCGAGATCATTTGGCAACTTATCATCAATGAAACAACCAGAAAAGGCTTTCATGGAATCTTTTCAAAAGCTTGATATCCATTTGCTTGCATTGGTCCAAGAAAGTCGGGTTTCCGTGTTTTCAAGGAGGACTGAGCCCAAGAACCCTAATGATGAGTATCGAGATAGGGTTAACATATTCTGGAAAGGCAGTGAACAAACTTTTCAGAGGACTATTGAGTTTGTAACAGGTATTGATTTATCAAGCAATTCACTTTCTGATGGCATCCCCGAAGAGATAGCATACCTTCAAGGTCTCCGGTTTTTGAACTTGTCAAGAAATAATCTATCAGGCAGTATTCCAGAAGGAATTGGCAGCTTGAATCTGTTGGAGTCCCTTGACTTCTCGTGGAATGAGCTTTCAGGTGTCATTCCTCGGAGCATTTCAAAACTGTCGTGCCTCAGCATGTTAAACCTGTCAAACAATCAATTGTGGGGTGAGATACCCACAGGAAGCCAGCTTCAGACGCTTGTTGATCCATCGATTTACGGAAACAATTTGGGGCTCTGTGGCCCCCCTTTGAGTGTACCATGTTCTGATTGGAATAAATTTGGGATGACTGAAGACCGTAGAGAAGTTACATGGTTATGTTACTCTGTAATTCTTggcttcgtttttggatcctggctttggtTTGGAGCTCTAGTATTCCTGGAGTCCTGGAGGTTTTTGGTTTTCCAGTTTGCTGATTGCATAGGAACGAACTAA